A stretch of Streptomyces vietnamensis DNA encodes these proteins:
- a CDS encoding AfsR/SARP family transcriptional regulator yields the protein MVVKFGLLGSLVVHDGTELRPVAGPKVRVLLAALLLQANRTVSRDALKEALWGASVPASADAALANHLTRLRRVLAAADGTDERLRTVAPGYQLTVHEGELDADAFEARVRAVRQAHQREDWEAVRRETDLAMPLWRGIPLADLAPFSDTEAPALRVHQLAEARLQALEWSFDAELHLGRHHEAVAPLTTLAGEHPLREGFHRRLMLALHRSGRQADAFSVYHRLRRNLVDELGTEPGADVREAHAEVLADEPAPRPRTPAATTRPPFQLPCEGDAFTGREAETATVRALLGAVDGTGAPADAGSGPARVRAVVVSGMAGVGKTALAVHVAHRVREAFPDGALYADLRGYCTGGARTAHELLARFLSDLGVHQDVLPEDTDDRALLFRSALAERRVLLVLDNARNAAHVAPLLPAGGPSAALITSRQLLADLPGSAKVPLSPLPEPDQHALLAKLAGAERVRSEPEALADIMAACGGLPLALHIVGGRLASRPSWPLALLAKRLTPHQGRLDTLAMGGFDVRRTFAMSYVAMRDSDQPLEREAARAFRLLGRVWSAHPVTPQSAAALLDITEARAAAVLDVLADAHLVLNPEPDRYQLHDLLGEYAAQRDEEDTETERTTALVRLLSWYAAALAAATRAATRETQSPPPLGGETVRNLSLPEFADDDEAIRWTEKELPAVRDALTRAGELGRSDIAWRLAVGLFGHASTHWWTGEWDACLEQAMDIARRHDDRLGQAWLHRRTAVAHGMAFRNEACLEHLRIALDLFTERADLTAQASILGNMSTVYLQIGDSEQALVHAERSRDLYGATRNTKGEALLLSRIADVHKTRGEPDLAAADYRRVIDLVRGTGHGVFLATALTNYGDVLRLLGDRDAAFEVLAEALAIRLRMNDQGGTADCLVFTARAHHHFGEWAAARETWESCLELARRHNLAKRIDECLEGLKALASPTPASPTPASSTPASSTLASSTLTDTP from the coding sequence ATGGTGGTGAAGTTCGGGCTGCTCGGATCACTCGTCGTCCACGACGGGACGGAACTGCGGCCGGTGGCCGGCCCCAAGGTCCGCGTCCTCCTCGCCGCACTGCTGCTCCAGGCCAACCGCACGGTCTCCCGGGACGCCCTCAAGGAGGCCCTCTGGGGCGCCTCGGTCCCCGCCAGCGCCGACGCCGCCCTCGCCAACCACCTCACCCGGCTCCGCCGCGTCCTCGCCGCCGCCGACGGGACCGACGAGCGGCTGCGCACCGTCGCCCCCGGCTACCAGCTGACCGTCCACGAGGGCGAGCTCGACGCCGACGCCTTCGAGGCCCGCGTCCGGGCCGTCCGGCAGGCCCACCAGCGGGAGGACTGGGAGGCGGTCCGCCGGGAGACCGACCTCGCCATGCCCCTGTGGCGCGGCATCCCCCTCGCGGACCTCGCCCCCTTCTCCGACACCGAGGCGCCCGCGCTCCGGGTCCACCAGCTCGCGGAGGCGCGCCTCCAGGCCCTGGAGTGGAGCTTCGACGCCGAGCTGCACCTCGGCCGGCACCACGAGGCCGTCGCCCCGCTGACCACCCTGGCGGGGGAGCACCCGCTGCGGGAGGGCTTCCACCGGCGGCTCATGCTCGCCCTGCACCGCTCCGGCCGCCAGGCGGACGCCTTCTCCGTCTACCACCGGCTGCGCCGGAACCTGGTCGACGAGCTCGGCACGGAACCCGGCGCCGACGTCCGGGAGGCCCACGCGGAGGTGCTCGCGGACGAACCCGCGCCCCGCCCCCGTACCCCCGCCGCCACGACCCGCCCGCCCTTCCAACTGCCCTGCGAGGGGGACGCCTTCACGGGCCGTGAGGCCGAGACGGCGACCGTGCGGGCGCTCCTCGGCGCCGTCGACGGCACGGGCGCGCCGGCGGACGCCGGGTCCGGGCCCGCCCGGGTCCGGGCCGTCGTCGTCTCCGGCATGGCCGGCGTCGGCAAGACCGCCCTGGCGGTGCACGTGGCGCACCGGGTGCGCGAGGCGTTCCCCGACGGCGCCCTCTACGCCGACCTGCGCGGCTACTGCACCGGCGGGGCGCGCACGGCCCACGAACTGCTCGCCCGGTTCCTGTCCGACCTGGGCGTCCACCAGGACGTCCTGCCCGAGGACACCGACGACCGCGCCCTCCTCTTCCGGTCGGCGCTCGCCGAGCGCCGCGTGCTCCTGGTCCTCGACAACGCGCGCAACGCCGCCCACGTGGCCCCCCTGCTGCCGGCCGGCGGACCCAGCGCGGCCCTGATCACCAGCCGCCAGCTGCTCGCCGACCTGCCGGGCTCCGCCAAGGTCCCGCTGTCCCCGCTGCCGGAGCCCGACCAGCACGCGCTGCTCGCCAAGCTCGCCGGCGCCGAGCGGGTACGGAGCGAGCCCGAGGCGCTGGCCGACATCATGGCCGCCTGCGGGGGCCTGCCGCTCGCCCTGCACATCGTCGGCGGCCGGCTGGCCTCCCGGCCCTCCTGGCCCCTCGCGCTCCTGGCGAAACGACTCACACCCCATCAGGGCCGGCTCGACACCCTCGCCATGGGGGGCTTCGACGTCCGGCGCACCTTCGCCATGAGCTACGTGGCCATGCGGGACAGCGACCAGCCCCTGGAGCGGGAGGCCGCACGGGCCTTCAGGCTCCTGGGGCGGGTGTGGTCCGCCCACCCGGTCACCCCGCAGTCCGCCGCGGCGCTCCTCGACATCACGGAGGCGCGGGCCGCCGCCGTCCTCGACGTCCTCGCCGACGCCCACCTCGTCCTCAACCCGGAGCCCGACCGGTACCAACTCCACGACCTGCTCGGCGAGTACGCGGCGCAGCGGGACGAGGAGGACACGGAGACGGAGCGCACCACGGCCCTCGTCCGGCTGCTCTCCTGGTACGCCGCGGCCCTCGCGGCCGCGACACGGGCGGCCACCCGGGAGACGCAGTCCCCGCCGCCGCTCGGCGGGGAGACCGTGCGGAACCTGTCGCTGCCCGAGTTCGCGGACGACGACGAGGCGATCCGGTGGACCGAGAAGGAGCTGCCGGCCGTCCGGGACGCCCTCACCCGCGCCGGGGAGCTCGGCCGCTCCGACATCGCCTGGCGGCTCGCCGTCGGGCTCTTCGGCCATGCGAGCACGCACTGGTGGACGGGGGAGTGGGACGCCTGCCTCGAGCAGGCCATGGACATCGCCCGCAGGCACGACGACCGGCTCGGACAGGCCTGGCTGCACCGGCGCACGGCCGTCGCCCACGGCATGGCCTTCCGGAACGAGGCCTGCCTCGAACACCTCCGGATCGCCCTGGACCTCTTCACCGAGCGCGCGGACCTCACGGCCCAGGCGTCGATCCTCGGCAACATGTCGACGGTGTACCTGCAGATCGGGGACTCCGAGCAGGCGCTCGTCCACGCCGAGCGCTCCCGCGACCTCTACGGCGCCACCCGGAACACGAAGGGCGAGGCGCTCCTCCTCAGCCGGATCGCGGACGTCCACAAGACGCGCGGCGAACCGGACCTGGCGGCCGCGGACTACCGCCGGGTCATCGACCTGGTCAGGGGGACCGGCCACGGGGTGTTCCTCGCCACCGCCCTCACCAACTACGGCGACGTGCTGCGCCTCCTCGGGGACCGTGACGCGGCGTTCGAGGTCCTGGCGGAGGCGCTCGCCATCCGGCTCCGGATGAACGACCAGGGCGGCACGGCCGACTGCCTCGTCTTCACGGCCCGGGCCCACCACCACTTCGGGGAGTGGGCCGCGGCCCGCGAGACCTGGGAGTCCTGCCTGGAGCTCGCCCGCCGGCACAACCTGGCCAAGCGGATCGACGAGTGCCTGGAGGGCCTGAAGGCCCTGGCGTCCCCCACCCCGGCGTCCCCCACCCCGGCGTCCTCCACCCCGGCGTCCTCCACCTTGGCGTCCTCCACCCTGACGGACACCCCTTAG
- a CDS encoding serine hydrolase domain-containing protein, producing the protein MAQRSDPFERLLGEAARAGTYPGAAWAVGDARTTLSSGAVGLLDPARPDGPTRPDTLFDVASLTKILAVWAVVGTLVDAGKLDPAAPLGSYWPEAAGRPLAGATAHHLLTHTAGLPLRANLRHLYGSDPQDVRDGVLAEPLRHRPGEAVAYTDRAALILGYLAEHLTRQQLPRLAEDRVWTPLAMTETRYGPLPAGARERCAPTEYDEESGAPLRGTVHDFSARLLGGACGIAGVFTTTADIGRFLRHLLEPVPGTFSAEWTAASLRVHTGPLVPPRGLFWHPAPGTEPAEDVWAHFGFTGTALWVSPTRGRWAVLLTNRLRLTRDPGPLARVRDAFRALAFR; encoded by the coding sequence TTGGCACAGCGCAGCGACCCCTTCGAGCGGCTCCTCGGCGAGGCCGCGCGCGCCGGCACGTACCCGGGCGCCGCATGGGCCGTGGGCGACGCCCGCACCACCCTCTCGTCCGGGGCGGTCGGGCTGCTCGACCCGGCGCGCCCCGACGGACCGACCCGCCCCGACACCCTCTTCGACGTCGCGAGCCTCACCAAGATCCTCGCCGTCTGGGCGGTCGTCGGCACGCTCGTCGACGCCGGGAAGCTCGACCCGGCCGCCCCGCTCGGCTCGTACTGGCCGGAGGCCGCGGGCCGGCCGCTCGCCGGGGCCACCGCGCACCACCTCCTCACCCACACCGCAGGCCTGCCGCTCCGCGCCAACCTCCGGCACCTGTACGGCTCCGATCCGCAGGACGTCCGCGACGGCGTCCTCGCCGAGCCGCTCCGGCACCGGCCCGGGGAGGCCGTCGCGTACACCGACCGGGCGGCGCTGATCCTCGGCTACCTCGCCGAGCACCTCACCCGGCAGCAGCTCCCCCGGCTCGCGGAGGACCGTGTCTGGACGCCCCTCGCGATGACGGAGACCCGGTACGGGCCGCTGCCCGCCGGGGCGAGGGAGCGGTGCGCGCCCACCGAGTACGACGAGGAGAGCGGCGCCCCGCTCCGGGGCACCGTCCACGACTTCTCGGCCCGGCTCCTCGGCGGCGCCTGCGGGATCGCGGGGGTCTTCACCACCACCGCCGACATCGGCCGGTTCCTGCGGCACCTGCTCGAACCGGTGCCGGGCACCTTCTCCGCCGAGTGGACCGCGGCCTCGCTGCGCGTCCACACCGGCCCGCTCGTCCCGCCGCGCGGCCTCTTCTGGCATCCGGCGCCGGGCACGGAACCGGCGGAGGACGTCTGGGCGCACTTCGGCTTCACCGGCACGGCCCTGTGGGTCTCGCCCACGCGCGGCCGCTGGGCGGTCCTGCTCACCAACCGGCTCCGCCTCACCCGCGACCCCGGCCCGCTGGCCCGGGTCAGGGACGCCTTCCGGGCCCTGGCCTTCCGCTAA
- a CDS encoding cold-shock protein has product MANGTVKWFNSEKGFGFIEQEGGGPDVFAHYSNIATSGFRELQEGQKVTFDVTQGQKGPQAENILPA; this is encoded by the coding sequence ATGGCCAACGGCACCGTGAAGTGGTTCAACTCGGAAAAGGGCTTCGGCTTCATCGAGCAGGAGGGTGGCGGCCCGGACGTGTTCGCCCACTACTCCAACATCGCCACCTCGGGCTTCCGTGAGCTCCAGGAAGGCCAGAAGGTGACCTTCGACGTCACGCAGGGCCAGAAGGGCCCGCAGGCGGAGAACATCCTCCCCGCCTGA
- a CDS encoding DUF817 domain-containing protein, which yields MRTLTHGTRQLLRFAVLEARCCAFAVALVGGIAASSLLPELPVARYDLLLLYGMGLTVLAWKVGWDTGRDVAVIAGCHAIGLLFELVKVRMGSWSYPEDALTKFGGVPLYGGFLYAALGSYICRAWHLFDLRLTGYRPRITAALAAAVYVNFFSHHWLPDVRWALAALLLAATAGTWVRFRVGESDLRMPLALSFVLIGFFLWVAENAATYVGAWSYPDQLDGWQPVSLAKFGAWALLVTVTFTLAANRTFFMQGRRNRATVEISCSRGSQ from the coding sequence ATGAGGACGCTCACCCACGGGACACGTCAGCTGCTGCGCTTCGCGGTCCTTGAGGCGCGCTGCTGCGCCTTCGCCGTCGCGCTCGTCGGCGGCATCGCCGCCTCCTCCCTGCTGCCCGAGCTGCCGGTCGCCCGCTACGACCTGCTCCTGCTGTACGGCATGGGCCTCACCGTCCTCGCGTGGAAGGTCGGCTGGGACACCGGCCGGGACGTCGCCGTGATCGCCGGGTGCCATGCCATCGGCCTGCTCTTCGAGCTGGTCAAGGTGCGGATGGGCTCGTGGAGCTACCCGGAGGACGCCCTGACGAAGTTCGGCGGCGTGCCGCTGTACGGCGGTTTCCTGTACGCGGCTCTCGGCAGCTACATCTGCCGGGCCTGGCACCTGTTCGACCTGCGGCTCACGGGCTACCGGCCCCGGATCACGGCGGCCCTCGCCGCGGCCGTGTACGTGAACTTCTTCAGCCACCACTGGCTGCCCGACGTCCGCTGGGCGCTGGCCGCGCTGCTGCTGGCCGCGACGGCGGGGACCTGGGTCCGGTTCCGGGTCGGCGAGAGCGACCTCCGGATGCCCCTGGCCCTGTCCTTCGTCCTGATCGGCTTCTTCCTCTGGGTCGCCGAGAACGCGGCCACGTACGTCGGCGCCTGGAGCTACCCGGACCAGCTGGACGGCTGGCAGCCGGTCTCCCTCGCGAAGTTCGGCGCCTGGGCGCTGCTCGTCACGGTCACCTTCACCCTCGCGGCAAATCGGACATTCTTCATGCAGGGGCGCCGAAACCGTGCTACAGTCGAGATCAGTTGCAGTCGTGGTTCCCAATGA
- a CDS encoding VanW family protein: protein MPSSRTDLAPTPREGRRPRLRTAAIATGVVAVAAGGLYVAGLVATGDDISAGTRVDGVDIGGMSRAEAEAKLTAEAPASWKAPIPVRVGDGATTVDPAAAGLTVDVAKTADLAADPSRDPFTVIGRLFSPGEREIRPVLAYDAAKTKAAVADLAEQNDRTVREGSVAFREGRAVATQPVTGRKLDTGQAAETLRAAYPAATGAAAVNLPVSVTEPKLPAGEVNRFLDTYAKPAVSGPVTLTAGDQRLRISPATLGDHLTVKNDKGRLTAFLDDEALLRDPDVARPLAALTNAPVEASLGVQDGKVVVESEGRQGHEVTAKALGDAVRPLLTRSGDTARTAPVATRVTEPELSSGSLARLGITEQMSTFTVNFPTAPYRTTNIGRAAELINGSLVQPGEVWSFNRTVGERTPANGFVDGTMILDGSYRSAPGGGVSAMATTVYNAMFFAGVQPVEHGAHSFYIERYPAGREATVAWGQLDLKFRNDTGKPIYIKASATDHSVTVSFLGTKKYDSVEAVAGPRTNITQPVKREGTGEACVPQPPLEGFDTTVDRVFKNNGVEVKRETYKTHYTPRDEVTCKPVTEDAAGR from the coding sequence GTGCCCAGCTCCAGGACCGACCTTGCCCCGACGCCCCGTGAGGGGCGCCGTCCGCGTCTTCGGACGGCGGCGATCGCGACGGGTGTGGTCGCCGTCGCCGCGGGCGGCCTGTACGTGGCGGGGCTGGTGGCGACGGGGGACGACATATCCGCCGGCACCCGGGTCGACGGCGTGGACATCGGCGGCATGAGCCGTGCCGAGGCCGAGGCCAAGCTGACGGCCGAGGCCCCGGCCTCCTGGAAGGCGCCGATACCCGTGCGGGTCGGTGACGGTGCCACCACCGTGGACCCGGCCGCCGCCGGCCTGACCGTCGACGTGGCGAAGACCGCCGACCTCGCGGCCGACCCGTCCCGCGACCCCTTCACCGTCATCGGACGGCTCTTCTCCCCCGGCGAGCGCGAGATCCGGCCGGTCCTCGCGTACGACGCGGCCAAGACGAAGGCCGCCGTGGCCGACCTGGCCGAGCAGAACGACCGGACGGTCCGCGAGGGCTCCGTCGCCTTCCGCGAGGGCCGGGCCGTCGCGACCCAGCCGGTGACCGGCCGGAAGCTGGACACCGGGCAGGCCGCCGAGACCCTGCGCGCGGCCTACCCGGCCGCCACGGGCGCCGCCGCGGTGAACCTCCCCGTCTCGGTGACCGAGCCGAAGCTGCCCGCAGGCGAGGTGAACCGGTTCCTCGACACCTACGCCAAGCCCGCCGTCTCCGGCCCCGTCACGCTCACCGCCGGCGACCAGCGCCTGCGGATCTCCCCCGCCACGCTCGGCGACCACCTCACCGTGAAGAACGACAAGGGCCGCCTCACCGCCTTCCTCGACGACGAGGCCCTGCTGCGCGACCCGGACGTGGCCCGCCCCCTCGCCGCTCTGACGAACGCGCCGGTGGAGGCCTCCCTCGGGGTGCAGGACGGCAAGGTCGTCGTGGAGTCCGAGGGCCGGCAGGGTCACGAGGTCACCGCGAAGGCCCTCGGCGACGCCGTGCGCCCGCTGCTCACCAGGTCCGGCGACACGGCCCGTACGGCTCCGGTGGCGACCAGGGTCACCGAGCCCGAGCTGTCCTCCGGCTCCCTGGCCCGTCTGGGCATCACCGAGCAGATGTCGACGTTCACGGTGAACTTCCCCACCGCCCCGTACCGGACGACGAACATCGGCCGGGCCGCCGAGCTCATCAACGGCTCGCTCGTGCAGCCGGGCGAGGTGTGGAGCTTCAACAGGACGGTCGGCGAGCGGACCCCGGCCAACGGCTTCGTCGACGGCACGATGATCCTCGACGGCTCGTACCGCTCCGCGCCCGGCGGCGGCGTGTCGGCGATGGCCACCACCGTCTACAACGCCATGTTCTTCGCCGGGGTGCAGCCCGTCGAGCACGGCGCGCACTCCTTCTACATCGAGCGCTACCCGGCCGGCCGCGAGGCGACCGTCGCCTGGGGCCAGCTCGACCTGAAGTTCCGCAACGACACGGGCAAGCCGATCTACATCAAGGCGAGCGCCACCGACCACTCCGTCACGGTGAGCTTCCTCGGCACGAAGAAGTACGACTCCGTGGAGGCGGTCGCCGGCCCGCGCACCAACATCACGCAGCCCGTGAAGCGCGAGGGCACCGGTGAGGCCTGTGTGCCGCAGCCGCCCCTGGAGGGCTTCGACACCACGGTGGACCGCGTGTTCAAGAACAACGGCGTCGAGGTCAAGCGGGAGACGTACAAGACCCACTACACCCCGCGCGACGAGGTGACCTGCAAGCCGGTCACCGAGGACGCCGCCGGTCGCTGA
- a CDS encoding LacI family DNA-binding transcriptional regulator, translating into MAASGRQSGRPTLEEVAARAGVGRGTVSRVINGSPKVSEQAKAAVERAVAELGYVPNRAARALAGSRTDAVALVIPETEARLFAEPYFLDIIRGVSAELADADKQLLLTLIRSEQERQRFEQYLAAQRVDGVLLVSVHGDDPLPDQVRALGLPAVLNGRRTEAERVAFVDSDNTGAGRAAVAHLAARGRSRIATVTGPLDMYVARCRLDGYREGLTEAGLAPDEALVANGDFTEEGGRRAMRELLDRRPDLDAVFAASDVMAAGARSVLREAGRRVPEDVALVGVDDSAVARLMDPPLTSVRQPIEEMGRTMARLLLQEIAAPSAPDEQPRRILPTELVVRASS; encoded by the coding sequence ATGGCGGCGAGCGGGCGGCAGAGCGGCAGGCCCACCCTTGAGGAGGTCGCGGCCAGGGCCGGAGTCGGCCGCGGCACGGTCTCCCGGGTCATCAACGGTTCCCCGAAGGTGAGCGAGCAGGCCAAGGCCGCCGTCGAACGGGCCGTCGCCGAACTCGGATACGTCCCCAACCGGGCCGCCCGCGCCCTCGCCGGCAGCCGCACCGACGCCGTCGCCCTGGTGATCCCCGAGACCGAGGCGCGCCTCTTCGCCGAGCCGTACTTCCTCGACATCATCCGCGGCGTCAGCGCGGAACTCGCCGACGCCGACAAGCAGCTGCTGCTCACCCTCATCCGCAGCGAACAGGAGCGGCAGCGCTTCGAGCAGTACCTCGCCGCCCAGCGCGTCGACGGCGTCCTCCTCGTCTCCGTGCACGGCGACGACCCGCTGCCCGACCAGGTCCGCGCCCTCGGCCTGCCCGCCGTCCTCAACGGCCGCCGCACCGAGGCCGAGCGCGTCGCCTTCGTCGACTCCGACAACACCGGCGCCGGGCGGGCGGCCGTCGCCCACCTCGCGGCGCGCGGCCGGAGCCGTATCGCCACCGTCACCGGACCCCTCGACATGTACGTGGCCCGCTGCCGGCTCGACGGCTACCGCGAGGGCCTCACGGAGGCCGGACTCGCACCCGACGAGGCGCTCGTCGCGAACGGCGACTTCACCGAGGAGGGCGGCCGGCGGGCCATGCGGGAACTCCTGGACCGCAGGCCCGACCTGGACGCCGTCTTCGCCGCCTCCGACGTGATGGCCGCCGGCGCGCGGAGCGTCCTGCGCGAGGCGGGCCGCCGGGTGCCGGAGGACGTGGCCCTCGTCGGCGTCGACGACTCGGCCGTCGCCCGGCTCATGGACCCGCCCCTGACGAGCGTGCGCCAGCCCATCGAGGAGATGGGCCGCACCATGGCGCGCCTGCTCCTCCAGGAGATCGCCGCGCCCAGCGCCCCGGACGAGCAGCCCCGCCGGATCCTGCCCACCGAGCTGGTGGTCCGCGCCTCCTCCTGA
- a CDS encoding glyceraldehyde-3-phosphate dehydrogenase translates to MTVNDDSFISWKNREEIAESMIPIIGKLHREQDVTVLVHSRSLVNKSVVSILKTHRFARQIDGEELSVTETLPFLETLTTLDLGPCQIDIGVLAADYKTDSRGLSVAEFTAEAVAGAIGENKIERRDGRDVVLYGFGRIGRLVARLLIEKAGSGNGLRLRAIVVRGGGDQDLVKRASLLRRDSIHGQFQGTITVDEANSTIVANGNTIKVIYANDPSEVDYTAHGIDNAILIDNTGKWRDREGLSKHLRPGIDKVVLTAPGKGDVPNIVHGVNHDTIKPDEQILSCASCTTNAIVPPLKAMDDEYGVLRGHVETVHSFTNDQNLLDNYHKADRRGRSAPLNMVITETGAASAVAKALPDLKAPITGSSIRVPVPDVSIAILSLRLGRETTREEVLEYLRDVSLHSPLKRQIDFTTAPDAVSMDFVGSRHASIVDAGATKVDGDNAILYLWYDNEFGYSCQVIRVVQHVSGVEYPTFPVPAV, encoded by the coding sequence GTGACTGTCAATGACGACTCGTTCATCAGCTGGAAGAACCGCGAGGAGATCGCGGAGTCGATGATCCCGATCATCGGGAAGCTGCACCGGGAGCAGGACGTCACCGTCCTGGTCCACAGCCGCTCCCTGGTGAACAAGTCGGTGGTCAGCATCCTCAAGACCCACCGCTTCGCCCGGCAGATCGACGGCGAGGAGCTCTCGGTCACCGAGACGCTGCCGTTCCTCGAGACGCTCACGACCCTCGACCTGGGCCCGTGCCAGATCGACATCGGCGTGCTGGCCGCGGACTACAAGACCGACAGCCGCGGTCTCTCGGTGGCGGAGTTCACCGCCGAGGCCGTCGCCGGCGCCATCGGCGAGAACAAGATCGAGCGCCGTGACGGACGCGACGTCGTCCTCTACGGCTTCGGCCGCATCGGCCGTCTCGTCGCCCGCCTCCTCATCGAGAAGGCCGGCTCCGGCAACGGTCTGCGCCTGCGCGCGATCGTCGTCCGCGGCGGCGGCGACCAGGACCTCGTGAAGCGCGCCTCGCTGCTGCGCCGCGACTCCATCCACGGCCAGTTCCAGGGCACGATCACGGTCGACGAGGCGAACAGCACCATCGTCGCCAACGGCAACACGATCAAGGTGATCTACGCCAACGACCCCTCCGAGGTCGACTACACGGCGCACGGCATCGACAACGCCATCCTGATCGACAACACCGGCAAGTGGCGGGACCGCGAGGGCCTCTCCAAGCACCTGCGCCCCGGCATCGACAAGGTCGTCCTGACCGCGCCCGGCAAGGGTGACGTGCCGAACATCGTGCACGGCGTCAACCACGACACGATCAAGCCGGACGAGCAGATCCTGTCCTGCGCCTCCTGCACCACCAACGCGATCGTCCCGCCGCTCAAGGCCATGGACGACGAGTACGGCGTGCTGCGCGGCCACGTGGAGACGGTCCACTCGTTCACGAACGACCAGAACCTCCTGGACAACTACCACAAGGCCGACCGTCGCGGCCGTTCCGCGCCGCTCAACATGGTCATCACGGAGACGGGTGCCGCCTCCGCCGTGGCCAAGGCGCTGCCCGACCTGAAGGCGCCGATCACCGGCAGCTCGATCCGCGTCCCCGTCCCGGACGTCTCGATCGCGATCCTGAGCCTGCGCCTGGGCCGCGAGACCACCCGCGAGGAGGTCCTCGAGTACCTCCGCGACGTCTCGCTGCACTCGCCGCTGAAGCGCCAGATCGACTTCACCACGGCCCCCGACGCCGTCTCGATGGACTTCGTCGGCTCGCGCCACGCGTCCATCGTCGACGCCGGTGCGACCAAGGTCGACGGCGACAACGCGATCCTGTACCTGTGGTACGACAACGAGTTCGGCTACTCGTGCCAGGTCATCCGGGTCGTCCAGCACGTCTCCGGCGTGGAGTACCCGACCTTCCCGGTCCCGGCGGTCTGA